The Lolium rigidum isolate FL_2022 chromosome 2, APGP_CSIRO_Lrig_0.1, whole genome shotgun sequence genomic interval CGGTCGGCGACAAGCTCCCCGACGCCACGCTCTCCTTCTTCGACCCGGCCGACGGCGAGCTGAAGACGGTGACGGTGGACGAGCTGACGGCGGGGAAGAAGGCCGTGCTCTTCGCCGTCCCCGGCGCCTTCACCCCGACCTGCTCCCAGAAGCACCTCCCCGGGTTCGTCGAGAAGGCCGGCGAGCTCCGCGCCAAGGGCGTCGACACCGTGGCCTGCGTGTCCGTGAACGACGCCTTCGTCATGAAGGCGTGGAAGGAGAGCCTCGGCCTCGGCGACGACGTGCTGCTCCTCTCCGACGGCAACCTCGAGCTCACCCGCGCGCTCGGCGTCGAGATGGACCTCTCCGACAAGCCCATGGGCCTCGGCGTCCGCTCCCGCCGCTACGCGCTCCTCGCCGACGACGGCGTCGTCAAGGTGCTCAACCTCGAGGAGGGCGGCGCATTCACCACCAGCAGCGCAGAGGACATGCTCAACGCCCTCTGAGCGGTTCCTGATGGAGCACCTTCTTCTGCTCTGAAACAACGTCTTGTCTAGCAGTGAGTAATAATTCCATGAACTCTGGCTCGTGGTGTGACTGTCCTTCGATGCGTCGCCGTCGTATAGAGGATTTCCTTTTTGGTGAACTGTGCGTGCTGTcgatgtgttcgatgaaatggtagACCAAAATTTTCCAGAGCGTCGCGTACGAATCACTATTGCCAGGCTTGTTTGATAATTTTATTGGTTTTTTACCCATAGAATTCTTTCCTACTGAAGTTATTTGATTCAAATAATTGAACCCATCAAAATTTCTGTAGTTTCCTTTCGTACACTATAATCCCATAGAATTTATAACAATTAGTTAGACCTCTAGGAAAATTTCTATGTCTCTATGACAACTAACACACGCACTCAATCTCTACTGAATTTCTTGCATTTTTCATGTGGGCAATCAAACAATTCATACAATTGATTCTTGCATTTTTCATTCCTGTAGGATACCATGTGGCATGACATACTACGTTTTTTCATAATCCTTTGCTTTTAAACTCCTTTGAATCAAACGGGTCCAAAAGTCTGAAAAATCACTGAAAGACTTCTTTGATTTGGAGGAAATGTGGAGGAAAAGTAGAGGTTTGGAAAATTTTCCTAAGATGTTAATGTtcactcctttgattcatagaaatGGTGGAAAGAAAAATCAAAGGAACAATTCCTTTGGATCTCAGTTTCAAGGCAaatcttataagaaataaaaatcCACTCAAATCTTATTCTTCGATTTCTATGCACAAGGGTATACACCTGCTAAATGTGGAGGAAAGTAGAGGTTTGAATTTTTTTCCTAAGATGCTAATGTtcactcctttgattcatagaaatGGTGGAAAGAAAAATCGAAGGAACAATTCCTTTGGATCTCAGTTTCAAGGCAaatcttataagaaataaaaattCACTCAAATCTTATTCTTCGATTTCTATGCAAGGAACGAGGACAGGTTTACACCTGCTATCCTTTCCTATTTCCATCTCTATCCTATTTCTTTGATTTCAGTATCCTGTAGATCAAAGAAGGCCAAAATGTTTTCCAACCCTTCCATGCATATGATGTTGGTGCGTAAATGCATCTAGATCAGCTCGGATGAGAAGAATATAATTTTTTGGCAAAAGAGACCACTTTGtccaattcattgacaaaaaggaccacccgtGAATGCAAATGACCAAAAGGACCACATCGACTGTGGCGGTAGCGCCCCCAGACAACACGTGGACCATGCCGCCAGAGAGAGAGGTGGCAGGAGCCTGCCGTCCCGCGCTGTGGCGGCACGTTAGCCATGGATCTTCGCCGTCAACCGGCGTCGGTAGTTGCGGGCCATGGCGCCCCACCAAGCGGCGGCAGGCTTACGTGGACATGCCGTCCCATACCGTGGTGGAAGGCCGGCGAGCTCCGCGCCAAGGGCGTCGATACCGTGGCGTGCGTGTCGGTGAACGACGCCTTCGTCGTGAAGGCGCGGAAGGAGAGCCTCGGCCTCGGCGACGACGTGCTGCTGCTCTCCGACGGCAACCTCGAGCTCACCCGCGCGCTCGGCGTCGAGATGGACCTCTCCGACAAGCCCATGGGCCTCGGCGTGCGCTCCCGCCGCCACGCGCTCCTCGCGGACGACGGCGTCGTCAAGGTGCTCAACCTCGAGGAGGGCGGCGCCTTCACCACCAGCAGCGCAGAGGACATGCTCAACGCCCTCTGAGCGGTTCCTGAGGGAGCACCTTCTTCTGCTCTTAAACAGCGTCTTATTTAGCAGTGAGTAATAATTCCGCGAACTGTGGCTTGTGTGACTGTCTGTCCTTCGATGCGTCGCCGTCGTATAGaggatttttcttttgttgaactGTGAGTGCTGTcgatgtgttcgatgaaatgatagACCAAAATTTTCCAGAGCGTCGCGTACGAATCACAATTGCCAGGCTTGTTTGATAATTTTATTGGTTTTTTACCCATAGAATTCTTTCCTATTGAAGttatttgattcaaatagttgaaCCCATCAAAATTTCTGTAGGTTCCTTTCGTACACTATAATCCCATAGAATTTATAACAATTAGTTAGACCTCTAGGAAAATTTCTATGTCTCTATGAAAACTAACACACCCACTCAATATCTACTGAATTTGTTGCATTTTTCATGTGGGCAATCAAACAATTCCTACAATTGATTCTTGCATTTTTCATTCCTGTAGGATACCATGTGGCATGACATACTACGTTTTTTCATAATCCTATGCTTTTAAACTCCTTTGAATCAAACGGGTCCAAAAGTCTGAAAATTTACTGGAAGACTTCTTTGATTTGGAGGAAATGTGGAGGAAAGTAGAGGTTTGGAAAATTTTCCTAAGATGCTAACGTTCACTCCTTTGATTCACAGAAATGGTGGAAAGAAAAATCGAAGGAACAATTCCTTTGGATCTCAGTTTCAAGACAaatcttataagaaataaaaatcTACTCAAATTTTATTCTTCGATTTCTATGCACAAGGAACGAGGACAGGTTTACACCTGCCATCCTTTCCTATTTCCATCTCTATCCTATCTATTTCTTTGATTTCAGTATCCTGTAAATCAGAGAAGGCCAAAATGTTTTCCAACCCTTCCACGCATATGAAGTTGGTGCGTAAATCTTGATCAGCTCGGATGAGAAGAATATAATTTTTGGCAAAATAGACCACCTGTCAAATTCATTGATAAAAAGAACCACCCATGAGTGCAAATGACAAAAAAAACCACCTCGGTTGTGGCGGCAGTGCCCCCGATGACACGTGGAGCATGTCACCGGAGAGACGGGTGGCAGGAGCCTGCCGTCCCACGCTATGGCGGCACGTTAGCGAAGCAGCTTCCCTGTCAACCCGCGTCGGTATTTGCGGGCCATGGCACCCCACCAAGCGGCAGCAGGCTTACGTGGACATGTCGCCCCACACCGTGGTGGCAGGCCCCGCCATCCGACACGCGCGCAACGCACTTGTAGCGTTCCCGCTCGATGACGCCGAATTTGTTGATCGGCCTGACAGGCACTGATTTCCATGCGACGATGCGACGTGAGATTGAGTGCTTTGTTTGAGATTTTCGCTCGATTTTGGTTTGTGGTGAAAGCAATACAAATAAGTGACCACCGAAAGCAGCTTATTTGTATAGGAGTTTGTGCTGATACAACAAATAGAGCACCCACAAGCTAGAGCTtgactctggtggttaggtcccttctggtggaaccagcccacccaggttcaagtcctagatttgacatgggtgtttgcatttacctggatttatttcaggatttaaccggcgctatgctttcagtggtaggtgacgtgcccgtcaacagcgaggcgctagtggtgacttcgtcaacctcaagatatgtcggctcagtccctcggaggtgctcataggggtagggagtgcgtgcgtgcgttcataggggtgtttgtacgtgcgtgtttgtgagcgtctgcgttgtactgtgttctcaaaaaaaaaaagcacccaCAAGCTATGGTAATTTTTTGGTACTGTACATGCTAATTGAAGGATATATAATCCATACTAATTGAAGGCTATATAATCCATACTTACCCGCATACAAATCAAAACAGCAGGATCGAGTTTGCCTTCTGCGCCTCTCTCTTTCCTTCGCAAAATATTCGAGTGagtatgagtgtgccttgctcggaccaaaattttaggccgatgaaggggaagaatgcaagcttgccaCCGGGGTGAGAGCAaagaggtgttggtgcggccgccttgcgaaggtgaaggaggtggtggaTTTTCCCGATAAGTTGGACATAAAATATTTCATGTGCACGCACTACGATCATGACCCACCCACACAAacaagttcatcgtcctcgagGCCTACGGTATGTTCTAACAACAAGATTAAAAGGCATattagtatgtcattatttttcgTTTATTAACCATCTTAtttgtgttgcagtctcccccgcccctttgcaagaggtttcactggatagacaaGTAACAACCGGATTGGGCACACCGTTGGGTGGAGGAAAAACAACGGCATGTATGGGCAAGGTTCCATGAGGAGGAGCGTTGGGAAAAGGTTGTTGCTAatgataaaacagagagagacagTACAAAAATTAAGGGCGCAGCAAGCTGGAAATCgtgaggtgaatcagaagaggatggatgatgaggttGCACGCAtgtatgcagaggaagaggtgcgcagagaGGCCCGTGAAGCCGAAAGGAAGAGATTAAGAGAAAGAGTTGTTGAGGCACAGACAGCAGAAGAACGTGGTGACAAGACCGGAAAATAGTCACGCTAGACACATGGCAAGTAGAGTGATTTGTCGTAGTAGTTATGTATCTTTATTTCAATTATAATTTGTCATTGTATCTTAAATTTCGTTGTAGTGTTTACCCGTATTTAAATTTTAGCGTTTGTTGTATCTTAATTTCATGAGATGTCTTGATAAAGTAGTATTGATTTCCGCCAAAAATTCGCCCCTAATATTTCCCGCCTAAAAGTTTTCGCCAATTTTTCCCTCTAGGATGTTGCATGTCCTAATATATTATTCAATAATAACTACACAGCCGATGACCTACTAATATTTTCATCATACCTATGCAGGCAAATTCTGCATGCAACTACAGAACATGCATTAATCAAACTAATTACACTACACAACTAATTAGGTTCTAATTGCATAACTAAAATAGATCATGCTAGCTTCTTGAAATCCTTACCTTGATATCACAGACTGAACAAACACTAAATCAGCCGAGAATTCTTGAGCAGCGAGCAAAAGACATCAACTAAGTGAGCAAAACCTAACTACGTGAAGAAAAATGTGTATGCTGATAGTGAGGGTGCGCGGAAAGTGAGAGTGAGATTGCAGAGCGAGTAACACCTTTATATAGAATCAGCTCAGAATCAACAAAGCTACACTGTATCAGTCATCCATGATTTATTTATTGTACACCCTCCATCTAAAAATATGTGTCCTTTATCTAGAAAATGcactagatacatctgtatctagacaaaagtAAAGCACCTATTTTTAAATACAGGGAGTATCATTTTTGTGAGACACTCTCCGTCATCGGAAACAATGCAGTCTATTTCTTATACCAGAGAATCTATGCTCCATATTCTTCAATCACTCTCCAAAAGCAGCACAAATAGCAACATTTTGAATTAAAGCAGTCCAATTTGCAATACTATCAGCTGTCTCTTTTGCAGCATCAAAATCAGTGCCACCGAAAAATTAGTGCCATCCGAAGCTATCGGGCTGCCGGGTAAGATTCTCCCGCGCGCGACGAGGAATGCAGGCCTGACGCCACTACGCGTGGAGGCATGCGCCACAAACACTTGCCGCCGGCTGCCATTTCGGTAGGGTCCGCAGCTTCAACGGTGCGTTGAAGGCGAAGCTGCTGGCTAACGTGCCGCCACAGCCTAGGACGGCAGGCTCCTACCGCCTCTCACTCCGGTGGCATGCTCCACGTGTCACATGGGGTGGGGCGCTGCCGCCAGTGGCGTagccacacttgagctgtgtAGTCATATGACTACACGGTTTTTTGACAATACAAGCTAAAAGTCtgtaaaaaaatattaaaagtgTATACAAATAgatgtatttgactacacaacaTTAATCTAACAACACAAGGTGCTCTGCCACTGGCTGCCGCCGCAGCagaggtggtcttttttgccaTTTGCACTCACAATGGTTCTTTTTGTTAATGAATTGGGCAGGGTGGTATCTTTTGCCAAAAAATCACTAGAATGGTGAAACATACTCTTATAAGAAGTGCGAGCAGACATGGTATCCCTTGTTGGCACAGGTGCAACCGCTCTCAATTGACAGCATCTCCCTCTGCCACTGCTTTGTTCTAAGGCCATCTCTAACAAGGCGATGCATTTCAAACGCTAAAACGGACGCGTCGCGTTCGTTTGCGTTAGcctaaatggtcgaaatcgaccgcgcgtccgtttgcgtcgggggtggctccagcggcacgacgcgtaATATTTTCCCTTTTGATAAacccataatttacattaataaaagaACATAAAAGATTTTTAAAAAAGGCCAGAAAGGCATTCTAAAACCTAGCTATTGGCTACTACTCAttgtcgctgacgaggtcgatgaactccggcgtcggccatggaagctggtacgccggcggtggaggaggaaagGCAGGCTGCGGCAAATGCGGCCAGGCCGTCGGCCGTgcaggaggctgtggtgaaggtggccatGGATCCCAGGCCGTTGAAGGAGCCGGAACTGacgcgcggtcgttggaacgtgttggcgtggccggaggagtcgctggCCTCCCGTGCGCGAGCACCGACTCGCGAAACTGGATGGCGAGCCCATCCCAcatagcgagctcgttgagctcgtcgagtTCGCTATTGGCTAGTGCCATGGCAATGTCCTCCTCCTCGCTAATGTCCGATggatgggtctccggatcccacgccggcccgtcaTCGTCGTGGTCGTTGTCTCGGCGCTCGGGCTCGGCGGCGTAGTCGTCCTCATCATCGACATCCTCGTCCTCGCCCGCGTCCTTGTCCACATCCTCATCGTCGTTCTCTTATTCTTCCGTGGTGATCTCGTGGTCGAACTAGTCGAGGTTGCTGAGGTCTCCAgctcggcggcgcgcgtcgaactctcaAGTCCCAAACGAGATtcagttgtaggagttgagcgtGTACGCCGGACTACTCGAAGATCGGCCGACAAGATGGCTCGGCGGTGGCGTACCTCGTCacggcgctctcggccctcgcgtggCACGGGGGGGAACCGGCACACGCCCGGAGTTGAGGTACCGGCCTCCTCCGGGAAGGTTTGCGTCTAACCAtggcaccggccggttttcctccgagAGGCGGCGCGCGAAATTGATACGGACGTACCGCCCGACCCGCTGCTTCTTACCGGACCGCtaacctcgtggtcgttcttgatTTTGCGGAATGGCCAACATTTTTTCCCCATAGCATCGGTCGGGTGGATACGATGGACTCTGGCAATGGTATGGTCGGAAAAATGGGCCCCGCAAGCGAACCTTTAGAAGGCTCGGACGCCACCTCGCCTTCAATGTTCTGCCACTGCGACGCCGCCCACCAGCTTACGCTTACGGAAGCCGAGGAGCGTCATTAACACGGCCCTAAAAAGTGCAGCGCGCCATCCATAAGTTATACCGCGCTGAAGATGAAGcatttgtgccgctgccaggcggaccCATGCGAGGACCATGTGAACGACCGTTGCGTCCGCAGAGACGAAAACGTGCCACATCTACGTCGGTGCACACGGTTCGGTCACTATGCATTGCCCCGCTGAAACGAGGTACATACACATTTTGGATCCGCGCGGTCGAGATGTCCTAACAACACGCACCCCACCATGAGCATCTTCCGCTCTTAACTGTCTCGTGAATACTGATCTGCCCAGCTGTGGGATGTGGCTAGTATGATTGTCCTTCGACGTGTCGTGGTCGTTCAGAGAACTTTTTGTTAAACATTGCGTGCATTCCATGTGCTCGATTAAATGACTTGAGTTGAGAACCGTTGCGCGTGTTCCTCACATTGACACTGCTGAATCCTCAAATTTTAGAGCAGCCTTACCGGGAAGGAAAACGCTTCCTTTCCTCCGGAGGCAGCGTTGTTTAGCAGCCTCCGGCTCGTACGTCGCACGATCGATCGAATCGTACCGCTGTGTTTAGCCTGAGGTGGGGCCTGCCCACGTTCTTCTCCCACCTTTTCCGTTTGATGCGCGTGGACGGGATTAGGGGAAACGGCCGCAGCGCTGCCATGCCGCACACACAGCGCCGCCGCCTAACCTTTGCCTCCGCCTTCCCGGGAGCGCCGATGTCCGCCTCTAGCTCGATGGCCGCCACCCTACCTCCGCCGCATCAGCGCCCGACATCCACCGCACCGCCGCCGTCTAGAGCTTGCCGGCGCCGCTGAGAGTCAAGCGCTCAAGCCGGCCGCGCGCCTTCTCCCTTCTTCGTACCGGCTCTACCTCGACCCTACCATCGGATCCCCCGCCTCCGAGACGCTCCGCCACCGGCGCGACGCTCCGGACGTCCAGGGGCTTCCCACTGCCTCCTCGAGTTCTCACCGGCTACCACAAATTCTGAGCACCTCATCTTCAATCCACGTTCTCATTTGATATTTTTGTGCTACCAACGGTGGATAGAGGGCTGCAAATGGTTGATGCTGGTGCTGCCAATAGCGGGCGGTGGTGCTGCAAATGGTGGCCACGTGTGCTACTAACGCCGGACCCAAGGCGGGCCAGCGGATGCTACCGCCGGCGATGCACATGTTGCGCCCGGCGACGGCCGTGCTGGGCGACGGCCGTGCTGCAAGCCGGGCCGACGGAGACGGTGCTACAAGGCGGGCCGATGGATGCTGCCACCGGCGACTGTGAATGTTGCGACCGGCGGCGACGGAGCTTCAAGCCGAGGCTGCGCTGCTGCAAGCTGGAGTGGCGGTGCTTCCATAGGTAGGCGGCGACGCTACCACCGGGTGAAGGCGGTGCTACAAGGAGAGAGCGCCAATGCTGCAAGGACAGGTGGTGGTGCTGCCACCAGAGTTGAagcgtctccggcgagattgCTCTTGGGGGATGCCACGATGGAGGAAGAAGCGGGGATTCATGGGGCCTGGCCATGGCTGTACGATGATGACACCATTTTGCGAGCGCCAAAGGCTACAACTGGTTGCTGCTAGCGCTACAAACGGCGGCCGGCGGTGCTGCAATTTGTGGCTGCATGTGCTACCAACTCCGGCCGCGTGTGCTACCAACATCGACGTGCGGTGCTGCAAATGGTGGCTGCATGTGCTACCAATGACGGCCGACGGTGCTCCAAACGGCGGGTATCAGTGCTGCAAGGAGTAAGTGGTGGTGCTGCCATTGGCAGGCATTGTTGCTATAAAGGAGGTCTCTGGCGAAGTATCGTGCTACGACGAAGTATGGTGCTAACACTATTAGTGGCGGTGATGCAAGAAGAAAATGACGGTGCAACCAACCGTAGTTGGAATGCTGCCGACAGTGCGCCGGCAAGGAGTAATTCACAATTCTACAATTGTATATTTTTTGTGCTACAAATGATATGTGGTTCGGTGAAATCTGTCTCTCGTgagttcttttctttttatttctagaCGAACCGTTttctgcttcaatgaagcaaaaacgGGTATTTTTTTGCTGCCATGAAGCAAAAACGGGGTCACCAGTTAGATTTGTGTTCAAGtggttttttctgtttttttattagtgaaccgttttttgcttcaatgaagcaaaagcgggattttttttgctgcgacgaaacAAAATCAGATTTTTACCTAAAAGTGGATACGTGTCGATCTGTGAAGCAGGAGGCTGGAAGGGCTTGGTGCCTCCGAGGGATTCCTAGCACTTTCCTACCGGGAACCCCAAACAGATTTTGGAGACACCGCCCTAAAATCATTCCTCACCAGCGCTTGGGGCGCTGTTGGCGCGCAGAGCGGCCAGATAAACCAACCGACACTCATGCTGGCCTCGTAGCTCGGGGGTCGAATAGAGGCGTCGACAACGCGCGACACGGTGGAAAAGCCCTGCGTCCCCGTCGTGGCAGTGACAACGGGGAATCTCGCTCGCGCTCCAGCCAATACCGCAACTCGGCAAGGCAACCTGCGCCAAGCGCGTGATGATGAAGGCGAATGGATGATCTACGGAGAAGATGTGGGCGTCAGAGTAATGAGGAGATCCATCGTCAGCGCTGACCGCAACACCCGCCGCAAAGAGGCCTTGGCCAAGAAGAAGGCGGATGAGTAGGCGACGTATGAGGCCGCGTACTATGAGGAACGACGGTGCGGTGAGGTCATCCAAGAAGCGGCCGGAGGGATGCAACACAACGTTGCCATGGTGCGGAAAACCTCGCCTTCGTCGCTTGCCTTCTTCAGCAAGGGCTTCATCCTGCATCCGACGTTGCCATGGTGATAGCGAGGCCTCGAACGGAGATGATGCCATCTTTTCGCTGACGACCACTACTCCTAGcctcgtttgcgtcgccccgggcTCGGGCTCGGCCTCAACCTAAACTACTCCTTCGCCTCGATGTCACCGGCGATGCGTAGAGCGCCCGTCTTCTTCGAGGATGACCCCGGTGCAGGCAGCagctatgatggcgtgtatttcacacgttcgttgggcaaccccaagaggaaggtatgatgcgcacaacagcaagttttccctcagaaagaaaccaaggtttatcgaaccaggaggagccaagaagcacgttgaaggttgatggcagcgggatgtagtgcggcgcaacaccagagattccggcgccaacgtggaacctgcacaacacaaccaaagtactttgccccaacgaaacagtgaggttgtcaatctcaccggcttgctgtaacaaaggattaaccgtattgtgtggaagatgattgtttgcagagaaaatagtaaaaacaagtattgcagcagatttgtattttagtattaaagaatggaccggggtccacagttcactagaggtgtctctcccataagataaaagcatgttgggtgaacaaattacagtcgggcaattgacaaatagagagagcataacaatgcacatacatgacatgataagtatagtgagatttaattgggcattacgacaaagtacatagaccgccatccaactgcatctatgcctaaaaagtccaccttcaggttatcatccgaaccccctccagtattacgttgctaacaacagacaattgtattaagtatggtgcgtaatgtaatcaacaactacatcctcggacatagcgccaatgttttatccctagtggcaacagcacaacacaaccttagaactttctgtcactgtcccaggtgtcaatgcaggcatgaacccactatcgagcataagtactccctcttggagttaagagtaaaaacttggccagagcctctactaataacggagagcatgcaagatcataaacaacacatatgtaataacttgataattaacatgacatggtattctctatccatcggatcccgacaaacacaacatatagaattacggatagatgatcttgatcatgttaggcagctcacaagatccaacaatgaagcacaatgaggagaagacaaccatctagctactgctatggacccatagtccgggggtgaactactcactcatcactccggaggcgaccatggcggtgtagagtcctccgggagatgaatcccctctccggcagggtgccggaggagatctccggaatccccgagatgggatcggcggcggcggcgtctcggtaaggttttccgtatcgtggtttttcgcatcgggggtttcgcgacggaggctttaagtaggcggaagggcgagtcgggggccggacgagggggccacaccatagggcggcgcgggccccccgggccgcgccgccttgtggtgtcgccacctcgtggccccacttcgtatgttcttcggtcttccggaagctccgtggaaaaataggcccccgggtctttgtttcgtccaattccgagaatatttcgttactaggatttcgaaaccaaaaacagcagaaaacagagccggcacttcggcatcttattaataggttagtgccggaaaatgcacgaatatgacataaagtatgcataaaacatgtaggtatcatcaataatatggcatagaacataagaaattatcgatacgtcggagacgtatcaagcatccccaagcttagttctgctcgtcccgagcaggtaaaacgataacaaagataatttctgaagtgatatgccatcataaccttgatcatactatttgtaaacatatgtagtggatgcagcgatcaaaacaatggtaaagacattagtaaacaagtgaatcataaagcaaagacttttcatgaatagtacttcaagacaagtattaataagtcttgcataagagttaactcataaagcaataaatcaaagtaaaggtattgaagcaacacaaaggaagattaagtttcagcggttgctttcaacttgtaacatgtatatctcatggataattgtcaacatagagtaatataacaagtacaatatgcaaatatgtaggaatcaatgcacagttcacacaagtgtttgcttcttgaggtggagagaaataggtgaactgactcaacataaaagtaaagagaatggtccttcaaagaggaaagcatcgattgctatatttgtgctagagcttttattttaaaaacatgaaacaattttgtcaacggtagtaataaagcatatgagttatgtacattatatcttacaagttgcaagtctcatgcatagtatactaatagtgcccgcaccttgtcctaattaacttggactaccggatctttgcaatgcacatgttttaaccaagtgtcacaatggggtacctccatgtcgctcgtacaaaggtctaaggagaaagctcgcattttggatttctcgcttttgattattctcaacttagacatccataccgggacaacatggacaacggataatggactcctctttaatgcataagcatgtggcaacaattattattctcatatgagattgaggatatgtgtccaaaactgaaacttccaccatgaatcatggctttagttagcggcccaaagttcttctctaacaatatgcatgctccaaccatgaaggtggtagatctctcttgcttcggacaagacggacatgcatagcaactcacatgatatccaacaaagaatagttgatggcgtccccgaaacatggttatcgctcaacaagcaacttaataagagataaagtgcataagtacatattcaataccacaatagtttttaagctatttgtcccatgagctatatattgcaaaggtgaatgatggaattttaaaggtagcactcaagcaatttactttggaatggcggataaataccatgtagtaggtaggtatggtggacacgaatggcatagtggttggctcaaggattttggatgcatgagaagtattccctctcgatacaaggtttaggctagcaaggttatttgaaacaaacacaaggatgaacggtacagcaaaactcacataaaagacatatggtaaacattataagactccataccgtcttc includes:
- the LOC124686686 gene encoding peroxiredoxin-2E-2, chloroplastic-like, which codes for MATASLSTLSSAAAAGAGRRFVLSSPSLSFASRRLAAPSYHLRAAAAPGARRFAASAASAAPVVATIAVGDKLPDATLSFFDPADGELKTVTVDELTAGKKAVLFAVPGAFTPTCSQKHLPGFVEKAGELRAKGVDTVACVSVNDAFVMKAWKESLGLGDDVLLLSDGNLELTRALGVEMDLSDKPMGLGVRSRRYALLADDGVVKVLNLEEGGAFTTSSAEDMLNAL
- the LOC124689863 gene encoding peroxiredoxin-2E-2, chloroplastic-like, translating into MDLRRQPASVVAGHGAPPSGGRLTWTCRPIPWWKAGELRAKGVDTVACVSVNDAFVVKARKESLGLGDDVLLLSDGNLELTRALGVEMDLSDKPMGLGVRSRRHALLADDGVVKVLNLEEGGAFTTSSAEDMLNAL